Proteins from one Blattabacterium cuenoti genomic window:
- a CDS encoding LemA family protein — MKKNFLKIILYIFIPIFIIILWISNVYNHLVKLNENIKTQWGQIENVYQRRIDLIPNLVNTVKGSANFEKNTLLHVIEARAKATSISINPNNLNQNQINKYQKIQENLNNTVHKLLLIVENYPNLKSTKNFYELQNQLEGTENRINVERNRFNNHVNYFNTYRNQFPKIIIANFFSQFKEKGYFQSQIGSIKSPIIDFSK; from the coding sequence ATGAAAAAAAATTTTTTAAAAATTATTTTATATATTTTTATTCCAATATTCATAATTATATTATGGATATCTAATGTGTATAATCATTTAGTAAAATTAAATGAAAATATCAAAACACAATGGGGACAAATAGAAAATGTTTATCAACGTAGAATTGATTTAATACCAAATTTAGTAAATACAGTAAAAGGATCTGCAAATTTTGAAAAAAATACATTATTACATGTAATAGAAGCTAGAGCAAAAGCAACTTCTATTTCTATAAATCCAAATAATTTAAATCAAAATCAAATTAATAAATATCAAAAAATACAAGAAAATTTAAATAATACTGTTCATAAATTACTTTTAATTGTGGAAAATTATCCAAATTTAAAATCTACAAAAAACTTTTATGAATTACAAAATCAATTAGAAGGAACAGAAAATCGTATTAATGTAGAAAGAAACAGATTTAATAATCATGTCAATTATTTTAATACTTATAGAAATCAATTTCCAAAAATTATTATAGCAAATTTTTTTTCTCAATTTAAAGAAAAAGGATATTTTCAATCTCAAATAGGATCAATAAAATCTCCTATTATAGATTTTTCTAAATAA
- a CDS encoding pyruvate dehydrogenase complex E1 component subunit beta — translation MKEKTFREVIAEAMSEEMRRDKTVYLMGEEVAQYNGAYKASKGMLKEFGPKRIIDTPISELGFSGIGIGSAMNGCRPIIEFMTFNFSLVAMDQIINNASKIRYMSGGQWNIPIVFRGPTGSAGQLGATHSQSFESWYASCPGLKVIIPCNPYDAKGLLKSAIRDNNPVIFMESEQMYGDKMMIPEKEYILPIGKADIKKEGTDISLVSFGKIMKMALNIANKLDRENISVEVIDIRTIRPLDYESILFSVKKTNRLIILEESWPFSSISSEISYFIQKKAFDYLDAPINRITLLDTPAPYASNLIKDWFPNEEKIINAIKKTLYII, via the coding sequence ATGAAAGAAAAAACTTTTCGTGAAGTTATAGCAGAAGCTATGAGTGAAGAAATGAGAAGAGACAAAACAGTTTATCTCATGGGAGAAGAAGTTGCTCAATATAATGGGGCTTATAAAGCATCTAAAGGAATGCTAAAGGAATTTGGACCAAAAAGAATTATTGATACTCCTATATCAGAATTAGGATTTTCTGGAATAGGAATTGGTTCTGCTATGAATGGATGTAGACCTATTATTGAATTTATGACTTTTAATTTTTCTTTAGTTGCTATGGATCAAATTATTAATAATGCATCAAAAATTCGTTATATGAGTGGAGGTCAATGGAATATTCCTATTGTTTTTAGAGGACCAACTGGTTCTGCAGGTCAATTAGGAGCTACACATTCTCAATCTTTTGAGAGTTGGTATGCTAGCTGCCCTGGATTAAAAGTTATTATTCCATGTAATCCTTATGACGCTAAAGGACTTTTAAAATCTGCAATAAGAGATAATAACCCAGTAATTTTTATGGAATCAGAACAAATGTATGGAGATAAAATGATGATTCCAGAAAAAGAATATATTTTACCTATCGGAAAAGCAGACATAAAAAAAGAAGGAACTGATATTAGTTTAGTTTCTTTTGGAAAAATTATGAAAATGGCTTTAAATATAGCTAACAAATTAGATAGAGAAAATATTAGTGTAGAAGTTATAGATATACGTACTATACGTCCATTAGATTATGAATCTATACTTTTTTCTGTAAAAAAAACTAATCGATTAATTATTTTAGAAGAATCATGGCCATTTTCATCCATTTCTTCTGAAATTTCATATTTTATACAAAAAAAAGCATTTGATTATCTTGATGCTCCTATTAATAGAATAACTTTATTAGATACTCCAGCTCCTTATGCTTCAAATTTAATAAAAGATTGGTTTCCAAATGAAGAAAAAATAATAAATGCTATCAAAAAAACTCTTTATATAATTTAA
- a CDS encoding nucleoside-diphosphate kinase: MFGNITLSIIKPDAVKKGYSMSILSQIINEGFNIITLKITELSKKSAIIFYEEHKEKYFFESLIVFMSSGPIISMILKKENAVKDFRILIGDTNPINAKKGTIRNLYATSLEKNAIHGSDSNKNAFKECKFFFPIEKFS, encoded by the coding sequence ATGTTTGGAAACATTACTCTTTCTATTATAAAACCAGATGCAGTTAAAAAAGGATATAGCATGTCTATTTTATCTCAAATAATTAACGAAGGATTTAATATTATTACACTTAAAATAACAGAACTTTCTAAAAAATCAGCTATCATATTTTATGAAGAACATAAAGAAAAATATTTTTTTGAATCTTTAATAGTATTTATGTCTTCTGGCCCAATTATATCTATGATATTAAAAAAAGAAAATGCAGTCAAAGATTTTAGAATTTTAATAGGAGATACAAATCCAATCAATGCTAAAAAAGGAACTATACGAAATTTATATGCTACATCTTTAGAAAAAAATGCAATACATGGATCAGATAGTAATAAAAATGCTTTTAAAGAATGCAAATTTTTTTTTCCAATAGAAAAATTTTCTTAA
- the metF gene encoding methylenetetrahydrofolate reductase [NAD(P)H] yields the protein MKVIEHIFKTKKTLFSFEILPPLRGNDIKNIFYTLDPLMEFNPPFIDVTYHREEFIYVEKDNGLLQRRKISRRPGTVGICAAIMNKYGVDAVPHLICGGFNKQMTENALIDLNFLGIDNVLVLRGDPLKSENNFFAKKDGHKYAIELVQQVKDLNRGKYLDKTFVEKKEYPLFDFCIGVAGYPEKHLEAPNIESDLFFLKKKVEAGADYIVTQMFFDNKKYFSFVKKCRSEGISVPIIPGIKPISSKNQLNSLPSRFYLNIPNELVKEIEKAKDKKVVSNIGIEWAIHQSKELKNSGVEIIHYYTMDRPENIYKIVQSIY from the coding sequence ATGAAAGTTATTGAGCATATTTTTAAAACAAAAAAAACTTTATTTTCTTTTGAAATATTACCTCCTTTAAGAGGAAATGATATTAAAAATATTTTTTATACTTTAGACCCTTTAATGGAATTTAATCCTCCTTTTATTGATGTCACTTATCATAGAGAAGAATTTATTTATGTCGAAAAAGATAATGGATTATTACAAAGAAGAAAAATTTCAAGACGTCCAGGAACTGTAGGAATTTGTGCTGCTATTATGAATAAATATGGAGTAGATGCAGTACCACACCTTATTTGTGGTGGATTTAATAAACAAATGACGGAGAATGCTTTAATAGATTTAAATTTTTTGGGTATAGATAATGTTTTAGTTTTAAGAGGAGATCCTTTAAAATCGGAAAATAACTTTTTTGCAAAAAAAGATGGACATAAATATGCAATAGAACTTGTTCAACAAGTTAAAGATTTAAATAGAGGAAAATACTTAGATAAAACTTTTGTTGAAAAAAAAGAATATCCATTATTTGATTTTTGTATTGGAGTAGCAGGATATCCAGAAAAACATTTAGAAGCTCCAAATATTGAAAGTGATTTATTTTTTCTAAAAAAAAAAGTAGAAGCAGGAGCTGATTATATTGTAACTCAAATGTTTTTTGACAATAAAAAATATTTTTCTTTTGTTAAGAAATGTAGATCAGAAGGAATTTCTGTTCCTATTATACCAGGTATAAAACCTATTTCTTCAAAAAATCAATTAAATAGCCTTCCTTCTCGTTTTTATTTAAATATTCCTAATGAATTAGTGAAAGAAATTGAAAAAGCAAAAGATAAAAAAGTTGTATCTAATATTGGAATTGAGTGGGCAATTCATCAATCTAAAGAATTAAAAAATTCTGGAGTAGAAATTATTCATTATTATACTATGGATAGACCAGAAAATATTTATAAAATTGTTCAATCTATTTATTAA
- a CDS encoding dihydrofolate reductase, giving the protein MTKIILIASVSKNGFIGKNNQLMWNLPNDLKRFKNLTIGETILMGRKTFESIGRILPKRINIILTKNKINFIKSLHFKHIKNKNNMKIFSSIEQINNLKNKRIFIIGGEKIYYSTIEKAHTIELTLVHKKFYGDTRFPKINTKKWKKIYEYFYNKDKYHLYNYSFIKFERI; this is encoded by the coding sequence ATGACGAAAATTATTTTAATTGCATCTGTTTCAAAAAACGGATTTATAGGAAAAAATAATCAATTAATGTGGAATTTACCTAATGATTTAAAACGTTTTAAAAATTTAACAATAGGAGAAACAATTTTAATGGGGAGAAAAACTTTTGAATCTATTGGAAGAATACTTCCAAAAAGAATAAATATTATATTAACAAAAAATAAAATAAATTTCATAAAATCATTACATTTCAAACATATAAAAAATAAAAATAATATGAAAATTTTTTCATCTATTGAACAGATAAATAATTTAAAAAATAAAAGAATATTTATAATAGGAGGAGAAAAAATATATTATTCTACAATTGAAAAAGCGCATACAATAGAACTAACATTAGTTCATAAAAAATTTTATGGAGATACACGATTCCCAAAAATAAATACAAAAAAATGGAAAAAAATATACGAATATTTTTATAATAAAGATAAATATCATTTATATAATTATAGTTTTATCAAATTCGAAAGAATTTAA
- a CDS encoding alpha-ketoacid dehydrogenase subunit alpha/beta → MNDNEEKSFNSFKKMVLSDYKLAKISRETSILGRKEVLNGKAKFGIFGDGKEIPQLAMSKIFRNGDFRSGYYRDQTFMMAIGAITVKSFFAQLYAHSDLKYEPISAGRMMTSHFGTRFINNDGTWKNIIQQKNSSADISSTAAQMPRLLGLAHASKIYKKLKNLKKTHKIFSNDGNEVAFGTIGNASISEGLFWETLNAASVLQIPIILSIWDDEYGISVSNKYQFSKKNISDLLSGFHRTKKEKGIEIICVNGYDYINLTKTYTYADKIARNDHIPVIIHIKNLTQPQGHSTSSSHERYKSKERLEWEINNDCIKKFRNWILNFKFNEKNLTNVYYLNKIDVEAKEYVKNEQKKAWDEFKKPIIKIKNEAVKILKKMQNSSFFIKKYIKELNDITQNFPTKKSIFRITRKVLYLLYQIESNSKYCLIEWVKNQYNKEQENYSSHLYSISNKSFFKKIEIFPVYKKNNNFKVDGRIVLRENFDKLLELYPDLLIFGEDVGKIGDVNQGLEGLQKKYGKTRIFDTGIRESTIIGQGIGLAMRGLRPIVEIQYLDYILYALQIMSDDLACLQYRTKGGQKAPVIIRTRGHRLEGIWHSGSPMGGIINYLRGILILVPRNMVKAAGFYNTLLSGDDPALVIECLNGYRIKEKLPENLGVFKTPIGIVEKTRTGKDITMVTYGSTWRIVNEASKELYKINIDTEIIDVQSLLPFDLQKDIVKSLQKTNRLLIIDEDVPGGASAFILQKILEEQNGYYYLDSPPVTITAKEHRPPYGSDGDYFSKPSVENIVEKVLKIMHDT, encoded by the coding sequence ATGAATGATAATGAAGAAAAATCTTTTAATTCATTTAAAAAAATGGTTTTAAGTGATTATAAATTAGCTAAAATTAGTAGAGAAACTAGTATTTTAGGTAGAAAAGAAGTTTTAAATGGAAAAGCTAAATTTGGAATATTTGGTGATGGAAAAGAAATTCCTCAATTAGCCATGTCAAAAATTTTTAGAAATGGAGATTTTAGATCTGGATATTATAGAGATCAAACATTTATGATGGCTATTGGAGCTATAACTGTAAAAAGTTTTTTTGCACAATTATATGCTCATTCAGATTTAAAATATGAACCTATTTCTGCTGGAAGAATGATGACTTCTCATTTTGGAACACGATTTATTAATAATGATGGAACTTGGAAAAATATTATTCAACAAAAAAATTCTAGTGCTGATATATCTTCTACAGCTGCTCAAATGCCTCGATTATTAGGATTAGCTCATGCATCTAAAATTTATAAAAAACTAAAAAATTTAAAAAAAACACATAAAATATTTTCTAATGATGGAAATGAAGTAGCATTTGGAACTATTGGAAATGCCAGTATTTCTGAAGGTTTATTTTGGGAAACTTTAAATGCCGCTTCAGTATTACAAATACCTATTATTTTGTCTATTTGGGATGATGAATATGGAATATCTGTTTCTAATAAATATCAATTTTCTAAAAAAAATATTAGTGATCTTTTATCTGGTTTTCATAGAACTAAAAAAGAAAAAGGAATAGAAATAATTTGTGTAAATGGATACGATTATATTAATCTTACAAAAACATATACTTATGCAGATAAAATTGCTCGTAATGATCATATTCCAGTTATTATACATATTAAAAATTTAACTCAACCACAAGGACATTCTACTTCTTCTTCACATGAAAGATATAAATCTAAAGAACGTTTAGAATGGGAAATTAATAACGATTGTATTAAAAAATTTAGAAATTGGATTTTAAATTTTAAGTTTAATGAAAAAAATTTAACTAATGTTTATTATTTAAATAAAATAGATGTAGAAGCTAAAGAATATGTAAAAAATGAACAAAAAAAAGCTTGGGATGAATTTAAAAAACCAATTATTAAAATTAAAAACGAAGCTGTAAAAATTTTAAAAAAAATGCAAAATTCTTCTTTTTTTATTAAAAAATATATTAAAGAATTAAATGATATAACCCAAAATTTTCCAACAAAAAAATCAATATTTCGTATTACACGAAAAGTTTTATATTTATTATATCAAATAGAATCTAATTCAAAATATTGTTTAATAGAATGGGTAAAAAATCAATATAATAAAGAACAAGAAAATTATTCTTCTCATTTATATAGCATATCTAATAAATCTTTTTTTAAAAAAATAGAAATTTTTCCAGTGTATAAAAAAAATAATAATTTTAAAGTAGATGGAAGAATTGTATTAAGAGAAAATTTTGATAAATTATTAGAATTATATCCTGATCTTTTAATTTTTGGAGAAGATGTAGGAAAAATTGGAGATGTAAATCAAGGGTTAGAAGGATTACAAAAAAAATATGGAAAAACTCGCATTTTTGATACTGGAATACGTGAATCTACTATTATTGGTCAAGGTATCGGTCTTGCTATGCGTGGACTTAGACCTATAGTTGAAATTCAATATTTAGATTATATTTTATATGCTTTACAAATTATGAGTGATGATCTTGCTTGTTTACAATATAGAACAAAAGGAGGACAAAAAGCCCCTGTAATTATTAGAACTAGAGGCCATCGTTTAGAAGGAATATGGCACTCAGGATCTCCTATGGGTGGAATTATTAATTATTTAAGAGGAATTTTAATTCTTGTTCCAAGAAATATGGTAAAAGCAGCTGGATTTTATAATACTTTATTATCTGGAGATGATCCTGCTTTAGTTATTGAATGTTTAAATGGATATAGAATTAAAGAAAAATTACCAGAAAATTTAGGGGTTTTTAAAACTCCTATTGGTATAGTTGAAAAAACAAGAACCGGAAAAGATATAACAATGGTTACTTATGGTTCTACATGGAGAATTGTTAATGAAGCATCAAAAGAATTATATAAAATTAATATAGACACCGAAATAATTGATGTTCAATCTTTATTACCTTTTGATTTACAAAAAGATATTGTAAAAAGTTTACAAAAAACTAATAGATTATTAATTATAGATGAAGATGTTCCAGGTGGAGCTTCTGCTTTTATTTTACAAAAAATATTAGAAGAACAAAATGGATATTATTATTTAGATAGTCCTCCTGTTACAATTACAGCTAAAGAACATCGTCCTCCTTATGGATCAGATGGTGATTATTTTTCAAAACCTTCTGTTGAAAATATTGTAGAAAAAGTATTAAAAATAATGCATGATACTTAG
- a CDS encoding TPM domain-containing protein produces MKNNSKIMRKIIQLIILISFYINLVKGQFHIPEVPKKIYPIQDYAMVLSKNQINKLNKKLISYYKKTSTEILISIIKDLNGENPNFLAAKWGEKWKIGNFHKNNGIVILLSINDKKISIQNGYGIEPYITDFLTTRIIEQINPMLKNKLYYQAIDSCIQKIFQILHKKYNKKNKKKNFFTIWPFFISISLLFIIFFILYKRKMIDYTLLNTLFFTDFLFKNKNFHNHENEDNFDGFGGGGNFGGGGCSDNW; encoded by the coding sequence TTGAAAAATAATTCAAAAATTATGAGAAAAATTATTCAATTAATTATTTTAATTTCTTTTTACATAAACTTAGTAAAAGGACAATTTCATATACCAGAAGTTCCTAAAAAAATATATCCTATTCAAGATTATGCAATGGTTTTATCTAAAAACCAAATAAATAAATTAAATAAAAAACTTATTTCTTATTATAAAAAAACATCAACAGAAATTTTAATTTCTATTATTAAAGATCTTAACGGAGAAAATCCAAATTTTTTAGCTGCTAAATGGGGAGAAAAATGGAAAATTGGAAATTTTCATAAAAATAATGGAATAGTTATATTATTATCTATTAATGATAAAAAAATATCTATCCAAAATGGATATGGAATAGAACCTTATATAACTGATTTTTTAACTACTAGAATTATAGAACAGATAAATCCTATGTTAAAAAATAAATTATATTATCAAGCTATAGATTCTTGTATTCAAAAAATTTTTCAAATTCTTCATAAGAAATATAATAAAAAAAATAAAAAAAAAAATTTTTTTACTATATGGCCTTTTTTTATTAGTATAAGTCTTTTATTTATTATATTTTTTATACTTTATAAAAGAAAAATGATAGATTATACATTATTAAATACTTTATTTTTTACAGATTTTTTATTTAAAAATAAAAATTTTCATAATCATGAAAATGAAGATAATTTTGATGGATTTGGAGGAGGAGGAAATTTTGGAGGGGGTGGTTGTAGTGACAATTGGTAA
- a CDS encoding valine--tRNA ligase: MDISIKYDPKSVEKKRYHYWMKGNYFSSYPDKRIPYTIIMPPPNITGILHIGHMLNNTIQDILIRYARMKGYNACWIPGADHASIATEAKVVDQLKKQGLSKSFLGREKFLYYVLEWSKKHKNVIFDQLKKLGCSCDWNRTQFTMNKKLSNSVSKIFIDLYENGYIYRDYHVVNWDPEAKTTLSDEEVIYKECNGQLYYLKYKIKGCIDYVTIATTRPETIFGDTAICFHPYDSRYFHLKGKFAKIPIINKYIPIIQDSYVDKDFGTGCLKITPAHDVYDKNIADKHKLDVINIFNEDATLNEKCLHYNGMNRFEVRKKIIEELKQLGSLVKIEKYNHKIGFSERTLSIVEQKLSLQWFLKMKEISIPAIQAVKNGDIQFYPKKFNKIYFQWMNKIRDWNISRQLWWGHRLPVYYYGKNTNDFVVAESLYQALKKARKKSKNSDLSYDDIWQDTDVLDTWFSSWLFPLSVFDGICHPKNEEICYYYPTEDIITGSDILFFWVARMIIAGYFFQKKKPFKKVFFTGIIRDSKNKKISKSLNNSPNAVDLINQYGADAVRMGLILKTSAGQDFHFEEKTCLQGRNFSNKIWNAFRLIKSWKIQENKNVPNYSIIAIKWLKNRFYYILEIFEKNFQEYKFDESLMVLYKFIWYDFCSYFLEIIKPTHDNKYISKTEYLNTIKFFEKILKLLHPYMPFLSEEIWNLMKKRKIGEALIISSWPKKKSYDYEILVSFEKITQIISKIRNIRNQSHIPYKKSLILFSMIKKEKKVYDPIILKLANLSNIIYILKKPKNISLCSFFLDNDQFFLFLGDNNDNYYSVYNNNIINIEKKIKYFYNLLSLIQKNLSNDKYVTSVSKKLFLKEIKKENDILQKIDKLEKHLKSLKDEKNSIK, translated from the coding sequence ATGGATATTTCAATAAAATATGATCCTAAATCTGTGGAGAAAAAAAGATATCATTATTGGATGAAAGGAAATTATTTTTCATCTTATCCAGATAAAAGAATTCCTTATACTATAATTATGCCACCTCCAAATATTACTGGAATTCTTCATATAGGACATATGTTAAATAATACTATTCAGGATATTTTAATTAGATATGCTAGAATGAAAGGATACAATGCTTGTTGGATTCCTGGAGCAGATCATGCATCTATTGCTACAGAAGCGAAAGTAGTAGATCAATTAAAAAAACAAGGATTATCAAAATCTTTTTTAGGAAGGGAAAAATTTTTGTATTATGTTCTAGAATGGTCAAAAAAACATAAAAATGTTATTTTTGATCAATTAAAAAAATTGGGTTGTTCATGTGATTGGAATCGTACTCAATTTACTATGAATAAAAAATTATCTAATTCTGTATCAAAAATTTTTATAGATTTATATGAAAATGGATATATTTATAGAGATTATCATGTAGTTAATTGGGATCCAGAAGCTAAAACTACTTTATCAGATGAAGAAGTTATATATAAAGAATGTAATGGTCAACTTTATTATTTAAAATATAAAATAAAAGGATGTATAGATTATGTTACGATTGCGACAACTCGTCCTGAAACTATATTTGGAGATACTGCTATTTGTTTTCATCCATATGATTCTCGTTATTTTCATTTAAAAGGAAAATTTGCAAAAATTCCAATAATTAATAAATATATTCCTATCATACAGGATTCATATGTAGATAAAGATTTTGGAACAGGATGTTTAAAAATTACTCCAGCTCATGATGTATATGATAAAAATATAGCGGATAAACATAAATTAGACGTAATTAATATCTTTAATGAAGATGCTACTTTAAATGAAAAATGTCTTCATTATAATGGAATGAATCGTTTTGAAGTTCGAAAAAAAATTATAGAAGAGTTAAAACAATTAGGATCTTTAGTTAAGATTGAAAAATATAATCATAAAATAGGTTTTTCTGAACGAACTTTATCAATAGTAGAACAGAAATTATCTCTTCAATGGTTTTTAAAAATGAAAGAAATATCTATTCCTGCTATACAAGCAGTAAAAAATGGAGATATTCAATTTTATCCAAAAAAATTTAATAAAATTTATTTTCAATGGATGAATAAAATTCGTGATTGGAATATATCTAGACAATTATGGTGGGGGCATCGTTTACCTGTATATTATTATGGTAAAAATACTAATGATTTTGTAGTGGCAGAAAGTTTATATCAAGCTTTAAAAAAAGCAAGAAAAAAAAGTAAAAATTCAGATTTAAGTTATGATGATATATGGCAAGATACAGATGTATTAGATACTTGGTTCTCTTCTTGGTTATTCCCATTATCTGTTTTTGATGGAATTTGTCATCCCAAAAATGAAGAAATATGTTACTACTATCCAACTGAAGATATAATAACAGGATCTGATATATTATTTTTTTGGGTAGCACGTATGATTATAGCGGGTTATTTTTTTCAAAAAAAAAAACCTTTTAAAAAGGTTTTTTTTACAGGAATTATTAGAGATTCTAAAAATAAAAAAATATCAAAATCATTAAATAATTCTCCAAATGCTGTTGATTTAATTAATCAATATGGAGCAGACGCTGTACGTATGGGATTAATATTAAAAACAAGTGCAGGACAAGATTTTCATTTTGAGGAAAAAACATGTTTACAAGGAAGAAATTTTTCTAATAAAATTTGGAATGCTTTTCGTTTAATTAAAAGTTGGAAAATACAGGAAAATAAAAATGTACCTAATTATTCTATAATTGCTATTAAATGGTTAAAAAATCGTTTTTATTATATTTTAGAAATTTTTGAAAAAAATTTTCAAGAATATAAATTTGATGAATCTTTAATGGTTTTATATAAATTTATTTGGTATGATTTTTGTTCATATTTTCTTGAAATTATTAAACCAACTCATGATAATAAATATATTTCTAAAACAGAATATTTAAATACTATAAAATTTTTTGAAAAAATATTAAAATTATTACATCCATATATGCCTTTTTTATCAGAAGAAATTTGGAATCTTATGAAAAAAAGAAAAATAGGAGAAGCTTTAATTATTTCTTCTTGGCCTAAAAAAAAATCTTATGATTATGAAATTTTAGTTTCTTTTGAAAAAATTACTCAAATAATATCTAAAATACGTAATATAAGAAATCAAAGTCATATACCTTATAAAAAGAGTCTTATATTATTCTCTATGATAAAAAAAGAAAAAAAAGTATATGATCCTATTATATTAAAATTAGCGAATTTATCGAATATTATTTATATTTTAAAAAAACCAAAAAATATATCATTATGTTCTTTCTTTTTAGATAATGATCAATTTTTTTTATTTTTAGGAGATAATAATGATAATTATTATTCTGTTTATAATAATAATATTATTAATATTGAAAAAAAAATTAAATATTTTTATAATTTATTATCTTTAATTCAAAAAAATTTGTCTAATGATAAATATGTGACTTCTGTTTCTAAAAAACTTTTTTTAAAAGAAATAAAAAAAGAAAATGATATTTTACAAAAAATAGATAAATTAGAAAAACATTTAAAATCTTTAAAAGATGAAAAAAATTCAATAAAATAA
- a CDS encoding bifunctional nuclease family protein has translation MDQFIRLTIRGISLSQIQSGIYVLLLEEESGRIKLPIIIESLQAQSIASALGKKDLSRSFTHDLFITFAKVFHIKLKAVVIYKLINGIFFSYILFEFEDTYKNIIEGEKKIEHKIDSKTSDAVALAVRFQAPIYTTKEIFDKAGIYFENGFPIDKENESFEEGIENGGFIFFKKEQSQKDLEKMTERDLNTLLNHAVVNECYELAAKIKKELDRRE, from the coding sequence ATGGATCAATTCATTAGATTAACTATAAGAGGAATATCCTTAAGTCAAATACAATCTGGAATATATGTTTTATTACTTGAAGAAGAATCTGGAAGAATAAAACTTCCTATTATTATAGAAAGTTTACAAGCTCAATCTATTGCTTCTGCTTTAGGTAAAAAAGATCTATCTAGATCTTTTACGCATGATTTATTTATTACTTTTGCAAAAGTATTTCATATAAAATTAAAAGCAGTTGTAATATATAAATTAATTAATGGAATATTTTTTTCTTATATTTTATTTGAATTTGAAGATACTTATAAAAATATAATAGAAGGAGAAAAAAAAATAGAACATAAAATAGATTCAAAAACATCAGATGCTGTAGCTTTAGCTGTTCGATTTCAAGCTCCTATTTATACAACAAAAGAAATATTTGATAAAGCTGGTATTTATTTTGAAAATGGATTTCCTATTGATAAAGAAAATGAATCTTTTGAAGAAGGAATAGAAAATGGTGGTTTTATTTTTTTTAAAAAAGAACAAAGTCAAAAAGATTTAGAAAAAATGACAGAAAGGGATTTAAATACTCTTTTAAATCACGCAGTAGTAAATGAATGTTACGAGCTCGCAGCAAAAATTAAAAAAGAATTAGATAGAAGAGAATAA